Proteins encoded by one window of Acetivibrio thermocellus ATCC 27405:
- the rfbC gene encoding dTDP-4-dehydrorhamnose 3,5-epimerase, with protein sequence MMLDIKESKIIGCYELIPRIFSDNRGRFVKTFHEEVFAQAGLETNFAEEYYSVSHKGVLRGLHFQKPPREHTKVVYCVHGEVMDVVVDLRVGSPTYGKYDIFDLNSDKANMIYIPKGLAHGFYVKSNQAILIYKVTTVYSPENDTGIRWDSVGIPWPNDNPIMSERDRMLPVFEEMQNIFTY encoded by the coding sequence ATGATGTTGGATATAAAAGAATCAAAAATTATCGGGTGTTATGAGCTTATCCCCAGAATTTTCAGTGACAACAGAGGAAGGTTTGTAAAGACGTTTCACGAGGAGGTTTTTGCTCAGGCAGGATTGGAAACTAATTTTGCTGAAGAATATTATTCTGTGTCACATAAAGGAGTGTTAAGGGGATTACATTTTCAGAAACCTCCCAGAGAGCATACAAAAGTAGTGTATTGTGTGCACGGCGAAGTTATGGATGTAGTTGTTGATTTGAGGGTTGGTTCCCCAACTTATGGGAAATATGACATATTTGACTTAAACTCAGATAAGGCAAATATGATTTACATTCCAAAAGGACTGGCTCATGGTTTTTATGTAAAAAGTAATCAGGCGATTCTTATCTACAAGGTCACTACAGTTTATTCACCCGAAAATGACACTGGTATCCGTTGGGATTCAGTAGGTATTCCGTGGCCAAATGATAATCCCATTATGTCAGAAAGAGATAGAATGCTGCCTGTATTTGAAGAAATGCAAAACATATTTACCTATTAA